CCCCCTTTTCAAAACCCTAACACCCCCAATTCGATTTTCCCACCCTCTTCCACTCCAACCGCTCACAGCCGCTTTCAATGGCCGGAGCAGCTTCCAACAACGACcaggctctctctctcctcgccACCGTCAACAACCACGGCGATTTGGCCGTCAAGCTTTCGTCTTTGAAGCAGGCCAAGGATCTTTTGCTGTCCCTCGAGCCCTCTGTGGCTGCCGACGTCTTCCCCTACTTGGTCGAGCTCCAGTCCTCCCCCGAAAGCCTCGTCCGCTTGTCTCTCCTCGAGTGAGTTCCCCAAACCCTCAATTCTACAATTCGCAAGTGCCATACGTTGATTGCGAAAGAAAAGCATGTTATAGTTGCTTTTGAACTTTGTAGGTTTATTTGTTCTTTTGAATTATAGGGAATTCAAACTTTTTAATTGTGTTCGTGATATTTCCGGCCTGCATTGTGTTTCCCCATCAGGTCCTGGTCCTGCTGAGTTGGTTTCGTAGGTGACCTTTTTTATATACAACATTGGGTCAGGAAACTTTGGCTCTGCGAGTTTTGTGAAATTACAGTTTGGATCTTGATTCTGTTAATATACCCAATTATACCAAAATTTGGTAGCATCTTTCTTTCTTGGGATTGATGAGTATTTTCACTCAGTGAAAGGATTTATATTTAGCTATTCATCTTTGCAATTCATATAAACTTAGATTAGAAGAGAACTGTGACCTCCATTGTACCGTGATTATTTTGTGGACTGTATGTTTTCATCTTTTAAATGTTTTAGCTATCTATTGATGCTTTTTTTTGTAGGAATGTGTAGACATGGGAATACTCACTGCGCATTTcaggttttattttttggggTTGAACTTAATCATGTTCTGTTGTTCTTTTGGCTGGCAGGGTCATTGAGGAGGTTGGAATGAAGGCAATGGAGGAATCTTCTGTACTAATGTCTGTCTTATTGGCATTTTTAAAAGACAGTGACTCTATTATTGCAAGGCAATCTATAGTTAGTGGAACAAATTTCTTTGTCACCGTCTTGGAGGAGATGACGTTGCAGGTATCTTCTGTCTGTGTCTGTACACACATCTCATTCACATGCACAAAAGtatgtcgtacccagtgcacaaggctcccgctttacccAATGTACACACATCTCATTCACATGCACAAAAGTATAAATGCATATAAACATATCCCTTTCTACATATTCTAGAAGAATACTGTTTTGCTTTCCATAAACACAATAAGAGCGAAGGCTTCTTTCTTCTAGATAATGAAATAAGTGCTCAGGACTCTCAAAGGTTCAAGTTAGTACCGGACAAGGTATAGATATTTTAATTAGCAGGGCTTTTGTCTCCAAATAAATAAACCAATTCAATTTTACCAGAAAACATATAAAGAACATGTGTCCAGATTTTATGTATTCTTAAGAAGTAAAAGGACATGCTTGCTGGTAAAAAGTAATCCATGACCTCACGCAAGTGTATGATATATGTTCAAACACTATCTAATGTACAGTTtaactctcatttctctcttcccttttcTGAATCATATTGTCTAATTTGCATGAATACGATGGGTTTTAATTAGTTTCACCGGCGTGGTAAAGTTGAGATATGGCTTGAAGAACTTTGGTCGTGGATGTCCAAGTTTAAGGATGCCATTTTCGCTATTGCAGTAGAGGTAGGTGGTAACTTCCTTATGTTTGTCTGTATTTTATCCTTTTCTAGGATCACGGATGCCATTGTTGACattgtattattattaaggTAGGTGGTAACTTTGCTTCTCTCCGACCATCCTTAAACTTCCTAAGTGTGTCTGTATTTTTTTTCCTGTTCTAACATTTGTAATGTATCTGT
Above is a window of Malus sylvestris chromosome 15, drMalSylv7.2, whole genome shotgun sequence DNA encoding:
- the LOC126601784 gene encoding uncharacterized protein LOC126601784 isoform X4; its protein translation is MAGAASNNDQALSLLATVNNHGDLAVKLSSLKQAKDLLLSLEPSVAADVFPYLVELQSSPESLVRLSLLEVIEEVGMKAMEESSVLMSVLLAFLKDSDSIIARQSIVSGTNFFVTVLEEMTLQFHRRGKVEIWLEELWSWMSKFKDAIFAIAVEPGSVGTRLLALKFLETYILLFTSEGNDSGKPVIEDTASSRRDFNISWLVGGHPILDPYMLMSEANRTLDILLNLLRSSSSLPGSVTIAVVNSMLTSSFMRR
- the LOC126601784 gene encoding uncharacterized protein LOC126601784 isoform X5; the encoded protein is MAGAASNNDQALSLLATVNNHGDLAVKLSSLKQAKDLLLSLEPSVAADVFPYLVELQSSPESLVRLSLLEVIEEVGMKAMEESSVLMSVLLAFLKDSDSIIARQSIVSGTNFFVTVLEEMTLQFHRRGKVEIWLEELWSWMSKFKDAIFAIAVEPGSVGTRLLALKFLETYILLFTSEGNDSGKPVIEDTASSRRDFNISWLVGGHPILDPYMLMSEANRTLDILLNLLRSSSSLPGSVTIAVVNRLTEALNI